In Geminocystis sp. NIES-3708, a single window of DNA contains:
- a CDS encoding TAXI family TRAP transporter solute-binding subunit, which produces MNKKKSLPYIISGLLGIVTIPFTLFPISVFAQPSPLEIKLVTGNEVGEYYSIAKDIEKLARRNNLDIDVIPTRGGLQNLHDVFMYESIPLGIIQGDVLAFLNIFANYDEVTKVKAESMRIVLPLYQEQIYVIASKEIKSIQDLSGKIVSIGDEGSGTSMTASTLLYQLGINPKELVTYDIKKGIDALRNDKIDALFYVVGSPAKVLQQQIVPEDNFHVLPLSLPTTSEDEFYTKLYSKVTLPANTYSWQTEPVETLAVQSFLFTVENDDCSQVTPVASLIKNNLLWLQKNGNPMWQKVDLKTLQPQDLTRMSKCVKP; this is translated from the coding sequence TTGAACAAGAAAAAATCATTACCTTATATAATCAGTGGACTATTAGGAATAGTAACAATACCCTTTACCTTGTTTCCAATTTCTGTGTTTGCACAACCATCACCCTTAGAAATTAAGTTAGTAACGGGGAATGAAGTTGGGGAATATTATTCTATCGCCAAAGACATCGAAAAACTGGCAAGACGAAACAATTTAGATATTGACGTGATACCCACCAGAGGAGGATTACAAAATCTTCATGATGTTTTCATGTACGAAAGCATACCACTGGGTATAATTCAAGGAGATGTGTTAGCTTTTCTCAATATTTTTGCTAACTATGATGAAGTAACTAAAGTTAAAGCTGAAAGTATGAGAATCGTATTACCTCTTTATCAAGAACAAATCTACGTCATTGCGAGTAAAGAGATTAAATCTATTCAAGACTTATCAGGAAAAATAGTTTCCATTGGGGATGAAGGTAGCGGTACAAGTATGACTGCTTCCACTTTATTATATCAATTAGGAATTAACCCAAAAGAATTAGTTACCTATGATATAAAAAAAGGAATTGATGCTCTGCGTAACGATAAAATTGATGCTTTATTTTATGTGGTGGGAAGTCCTGCTAAAGTGTTGCAACAACAAATTGTACCTGAAGATAACTTTCATGTTTTACCTTTAAGTTTGCCCACAACTTCTGAAGATGAGTTTTACACCAAATTATACTCTAAAGTTACTTTACCAGCAAATACTTATAGTTGGCAAACAGAACCTGTAGAAACCTTAGCTGTGCAATCTTTCTTGTTTACCGTAGAAAATGATGACTGTAGCCAAGTAACTCCTGTGGCTTCTTTAATTAAAAATAATTTATTATGGTTACAAAAAAATGGCAATCCCATGTGGCAAAAAGTTGATTTAAAAACATTACAACCTCAAGACTTAACTAGAATGTCTAAATGTGTTAAGCCTTAA
- the dusB gene encoding tRNA dihydrouridine synthase DusB codes for MIRLSASLQQKFSTPLKIGNVIVYSRVLQSPLSGVTDLVFRRLVRRYAPESMTYTEMVNATEINHLKQLPKLMEIDADEQPISIQLFDCRPDFMAQAAEKAVTEGAKTIDINMGCPVNKITKKGGGSGLLRQPEIAQAIVKEVKQAVNVPVTVKTRLGWNDDEINVIEFGQRMEEAGASMITVHGRTREQGYTGTARWDIIAQVKEKLTIPVIANGDIFSVEDALRCLTITNADGVMCSRGTLGYPFLVGQIDFYLKNNKNPVLPTIKQRLECAKEHLIGLWEYKGQKGIFQARKHLSWYCKGFSGASELRDQCSRINSVEEGLDLINNAQLKLD; via the coding sequence ATGATCCGTTTATCTGCTAGTTTGCAACAAAAATTTTCTACACCCTTAAAAATTGGAAATGTAATTGTTTATAGTCGAGTATTGCAATCACCATTGTCAGGAGTTACAGATTTAGTTTTTCGTCGTTTAGTTAGACGTTATGCTCCAGAATCGATGACATATACTGAAATGGTAAACGCCACAGAAATAAACCATCTTAAACAATTACCTAAATTAATGGAAATTGATGCTGATGAGCAACCCATTAGCATTCAACTTTTCGACTGCCGCCCTGATTTTATGGCACAAGCCGCCGAAAAAGCAGTCACTGAAGGAGCAAAAACCATTGATATAAATATGGGATGCCCAGTTAATAAGATTACCAAAAAAGGAGGTGGCTCAGGTTTATTACGTCAACCAGAAATTGCACAAGCCATTGTCAAAGAGGTAAAACAGGCAGTAAATGTACCTGTTACGGTGAAAACTCGCCTTGGTTGGAATGATGACGAAATCAATGTTATCGAATTTGGTCAAAGAATGGAAGAAGCTGGAGCAAGTATGATAACTGTACATGGACGGACTCGTGAGCAAGGTTATACGGGCACGGCGAGATGGGATATCATCGCCCAAGTAAAAGAAAAATTGACAATTCCCGTCATTGCCAATGGTGATATTTTTTCTGTGGAAGATGCCCTTCGTTGTCTCACAATTACTAACGCTGACGGCGTGATGTGTTCTCGTGGGACGTTGGGTTATCCGTTTTTAGTGGGACAAATCGACTTTTACCTCAAAAATAATAAAAATCCTGTTTTACCTACCATCAAGCAACGTTTAGAATGTGCTAAAGAACATTTAATTGGCTTGTGGGAATATAAAGGACAAAAAGGCATATTTCAAGCTCGTAAACATTTATCATGGTATTGTAAGGGTTTTAGTGGTGCATCAGAATTACGGGATCAATGTTCTCGTATTAATAGCGTTGAGGAAGGTTTAGATTTGATTAATAATGCACAATTAAAACTTGATTGA
- a CDS encoding glycosyl hydrolase family 57, with translation MIATAESKTFVSSTANLPSISGFEAKISALVNNNDQVYLPKTNLKLEQIKSGFACALHMHQPTIPAGENGALICNLQHMFNHQGEGDNHNAGVFAWCYSRMGEFIPQLVADGCNPRIMLDYSGNLLWGLQQMGRHDILDNLKKITCDGQYQPYVEWLGTMWSHAVAPSTPIPDLKLQIQAWQHHFASIFGEEALSRVKGFSPPEMHLPNHPDTLFEYIKALKDCGYRWLLVQEHTVENIDGSGLEHRQKYMPNRLVAKNSRGEVISITVLIKTQGSDTKLVAQMQPYHEAKTLGKQDIKGISIPSCVSQIADGENGGVMMNEFPRGFQPLWYDLKNGSDVVGFNGTEYLELIEANGINPEDYPICQPVGQHKIWAKVADNITTATVENAIAELNQNDHQFHMDGASWTNDLSWVKGYENVLEPMNKLSAMFHQKYDRLVAEDPTVTQRADYQEALLYNLLVQTSCFRYWGQGMWTDYARELYRRGEQLCQ, from the coding sequence ATGATTGCGACAGCAGAATCCAAAACCTTTGTTTCATCTACAGCTAATCTTCCTTCTATCAGTGGTTTTGAAGCTAAAATATCAGCTTTAGTTAATAATAATGATCAAGTATATTTACCTAAAACTAACCTTAAATTAGAACAAATAAAATCTGGATTTGCCTGTGCTTTACATATGCACCAACCCACCATTCCAGCAGGGGAAAATGGTGCATTAATTTGTAATTTACAGCATATGTTTAATCATCAAGGTGAAGGTGATAATCATAATGCGGGTGTTTTTGCATGGTGTTATAGTCGCATGGGTGAATTTATCCCTCAATTAGTGGCTGATGGTTGTAACCCTCGCATCATGTTGGATTATTCGGGCAACTTGCTTTGGGGTTTACAGCAAATGGGACGCCATGATATTCTTGATAATCTCAAAAAAATTACTTGCGATGGTCAATATCAACCTTATGTAGAGTGGTTGGGCACAATGTGGTCTCATGCCGTCGCACCATCAACCCCAATTCCCGATTTAAAATTACAAATTCAAGCATGGCAACATCATTTTGCTTCTATTTTCGGTGAAGAGGCACTATCACGAGTGAAAGGTTTTTCCCCTCCTGAAATGCATCTTCCTAATCATCCTGACACTCTTTTTGAATATATCAAAGCTCTTAAAGATTGCGGTTATCGTTGGCTATTAGTTCAAGAACACACCGTTGAAAATATCGATGGTTCAGGTCTAGAGCATAGACAAAAGTATATGCCTAATCGTTTAGTTGCCAAAAATTCCAGAGGGGAAGTTATTAGCATCACAGTCTTAATTAAAACTCAAGGCTCAGATACTAAATTAGTGGCACAAATGCAACCCTATCATGAAGCGAAAACTTTAGGTAAACAAGACATTAAGGGTATTTCTATTCCTTCTTGTGTTAGTCAAATTGCTGACGGTGAAAACGGTGGCGTGATGATGAATGAGTTTCCTCGTGGTTTTCAACCTCTATGGTACGATCTCAAAAATGGTAGCGATGTAGTGGGTTTTAATGGTACGGAATATCTTGAGTTAATCGAAGCCAATGGCATTAATCCAGAAGATTATCCTATCTGTCAACCTGTTGGGCAACATAAAATTTGGGCAAAAGTTGCCGATAATATTACTACAGCAACGGTAGAAAATGCGATCGCAGAGCTTAATCAAAATGATCATCAATTTCATATGGATGGTGCATCATGGACAAATGATTTAAGCTGGGTAAAAGGTTATGAAAATGTCCTCGAACCGATGAACAAATTAAGTGCTATGTTTCATCAAAAATACGATCGTTTAGTTGCAGAAGATCCAACTGTAACCCAAAGAGCTGATTATCAAGAAGCCTTACTTTACAATTTATTAGTACAAACAAGCTGTTTTCGTTATTGGGGACAAGGAATGTGGACTGATTACGCCCGTGAATTATATCGTCGTGGTGAGCAACTTTGTCAATAA
- a CDS encoding Npun_F5749 family FMN-dependent PPOX-type flavoprotein codes for MSEILAPWRTHLQRALHRNRSQIFSRYFSLATVNEEGYPTNRMVVFRGFLDNSNQLKIITDIRSEKFTHLTNNSSSEICWYFAKTREQFRIKGKIILITENYQDQNLLSEREKVWEKLSRSGKEQFYWANPGELLTENSEKIIDIIDEEKPRSNFCLLLLNPEKVDHLELKGNPQNRCIYQLIENNKWSKKLINP; via the coding sequence ATGTCTGAAATTTTAGCACCGTGGAGAACGCATTTACAAAGAGCATTACATCGTAATCGTTCACAAATATTTAGTCGTTATTTTTCTTTAGCAACAGTAAATGAAGAAGGTTATCCTACCAATAGAATGGTAGTTTTTAGAGGATTTTTAGATAATAGTAATCAACTAAAAATTATTACTGATATTCGCAGTGAAAAATTTACCCATTTAACTAATAATTCTTCTAGTGAAATTTGTTGGTATTTTGCAAAAACAAGAGAACAATTTAGAATCAAGGGAAAGATAATCTTAATTACAGAAAATTATCAAGATCAAAATTTATTATCTGAGCGTGAAAAAGTATGGGAAAAATTAAGTAGAAGTGGAAAAGAGCAATTTTACTGGGCAAATCCGGGAGAATTATTAACAGAAAATTCAGAAAAAATTATTGATATAATAGACGAAGAAAAGCCAAGATCTAATTTTTGTTTATTACTATTAAATCCAGAAAAAGTTGATCATTTAGAATTAAAAGGAAATCCTCAAAATCGCTGTATTTATCAGCTTATAGAAAATAATAAATGGTCAAAAAAGCTCATTAATCCTTAA
- a CDS encoding response regulator, with protein MKSKTKFVDFSLFLLIIFSYLGNYFKLPLFFGVDFIFGAIFVWIVSYFYGGLWGVITGFISSLCTWFLWEHPYAIIVYTIEAIFVNYFWRRKSKNLVLVNIIYWLFIGIPLVTFFYLLILKVSFLGVTLVVLKQSINSIFNALIAILIINYSPIYKILRKNAQKIVLSFQENLFNLLISFILITTLSITIFNSYRQIDDIDHTIVKQLQLVVARLQDKIIDWYDLHQKSLQEIASVKDNKEILANQLMSSTKIFNDFRELYVINQEGIIIAGYPDTNQIGNSIVNLSSSDLQEFKIAKKSQKLMLSDIHNQDLINENHVSFIYPIIENNKWNGFIYASFFTNRISNFLNLDKITIDGNIFILDSKNKIIVANDSTVDESYLNSKNKKIRSLNNGIYQWLPIKPGMPIMSRWSQSYYVKQVKISDQIPWSILVKIKTEPFIKQLQIDYINSLGILFIITIVGFFLADKISKQVVKPLKILGEVTSNLPDKIINHQDFLWQKTAIDELEVLAVNYQIMILALQDKFRELQEIEKTLQAKVEERTNELILNTRKLEAEIEEKKEIEKLLLQKDERYELAVSGTNDGIWDWNLKTNDVYYSPTWMRIIGYEENPLPPTINSWLHQIHEDDLEKHLQDIHFSLSHDAQLYQNIHRLRHCSGQYIWVLAKGKRDNDIDGQPSRLVGTITDISDKVRVEQELQLAKEQAEAANQAKSEFLATMSHEIRTPMNAVIGMTGLLLDTPLNVEQKEFAEIIRTSGDSLLTIINDILDFSKIESGKLELEYQPFSIYTVVEESLDLLASKAINKNIELIYLIAQDIPLTISGDMIRLRQILVNLVSNAIKFTKTGEIILSVSVYQTNIINSNVTEYELLFSIKDTGIGIPASRIDRLFKTFSQVDASTTRNYGGTGLGLAICKRLVEMMRGRIWAESRGEVAGNYPSDWNISSKVGENGSMFCFTMKTQISNLLRQNHLSHPEFLRGKKVLIVDDNETNRQMLMIQCQNLGMETTVTSSGKEALSMLRNKQHLDLAILDMQMPSMDGVALGKQIHLLPDYKNLPLILLSSIGNPEIEKYIKQVNWSATLTKPIKQSQLSDILLKVCNRENNNFQSFNIINNNLPFDNIASIAPLKILVAEDNIVNQKVITNILKRLGYRADVVANGVEVLETLRRQSYDLILMDVQMPEMDGLTATRQIRTLWNTPHSNFYGDIPYIIAMTANAMEGDREICLSAGMNDYLSKPVRVENLVQKLKNLKKKNSVSDIINNNDVKPESNNSMDHLDSKIIAELKEMIGDEDFEEVFADLINAYLEDSPKLIQGLINGLKNKDRQEIKINAHTLKSSSGSLGAKKLSELSKELEYCSITGDMEKPNTLISEILSEYQAVESLMRQELSKFN; from the coding sequence ATGAAAAGTAAGACAAAATTTGTTGATTTTTCATTATTTCTTTTAATTATTTTTTCATATTTAGGTAACTATTTTAAACTACCTTTATTTTTTGGCGTTGATTTTATTTTTGGAGCAATTTTTGTCTGGATAGTTAGTTATTTTTATGGTGGTTTATGGGGAGTAATAACAGGTTTTATCAGTAGTCTTTGTACTTGGTTTTTATGGGAACATCCCTATGCGATAATTGTTTATACTATTGAAGCTATTTTTGTTAACTATTTTTGGCGTAGAAAAAGTAAAAATTTAGTTTTAGTTAATATTATTTATTGGTTATTTATTGGTATTCCTCTTGTTACTTTTTTTTATTTACTGATTTTAAAAGTTTCTTTTTTAGGAGTGACTTTAGTTGTTTTGAAACAATCAATAAATAGTATTTTTAATGCTTTAATTGCTATTCTAATTATTAACTATTCCCCTATATATAAAATTCTCAGAAAAAATGCACAAAAAATAGTCTTATCCTTTCAAGAAAATCTATTTAATTTATTAATTAGTTTTATTCTAATTACTACTCTTAGTATTACTATTTTTAATAGTTATAGACAAATTGACGATATTGATCATACAATTGTTAAACAGTTACAACTAGTAGTTGCACGATTACAAGATAAAATTATTGATTGGTATGATCTTCATCAAAAATCTTTGCAAGAAATAGCTTCGGTTAAGGATAATAAGGAAATTTTGGCAAATCAATTAATGAGTAGTACAAAAATATTTAATGATTTTCGAGAATTATATGTGATTAATCAAGAAGGAATTATTATTGCTGGTTATCCTGATACAAATCAAATAGGAAACTCAATCGTTAATTTATCTTCTTCTGATTTGCAAGAATTTAAAATTGCAAAAAAAAGTCAGAAGTTGATGTTAAGTGATATTCATAATCAAGATTTAATTAATGAAAATCATGTTAGCTTTATTTATCCTATTATCGAAAATAATAAATGGAATGGCTTTATTTATGCCTCTTTTTTTACTAATAGGATAAGTAATTTTCTTAATTTAGATAAAATAACGATTGATGGAAATATATTTATTTTAGATAGTAAAAATAAAATCATCGTTGCTAATGATTCAACAGTTGATGAAAGTTATCTTAATTCTAAAAACAAAAAAATACGATCATTAAATAATGGTATTTATCAATGGTTACCTATTAAACCCGGAATGCCAATTATGTCGAGATGGAGTCAATCTTATTATGTAAAACAAGTAAAGATTAGTGATCAAATTCCATGGTCAATTCTTGTTAAAATTAAAACTGAACCTTTCATAAAACAATTACAAATTGATTATATTAATTCTTTAGGTATTCTTTTTATTATCACTATTGTTGGTTTTTTCTTGGCTGATAAAATTAGTAAACAAGTAGTTAAACCCTTAAAAATCTTAGGAGAAGTAACAAGTAATTTACCTGATAAAATTATTAATCATCAAGATTTTTTGTGGCAAAAAACAGCTATAGATGAATTAGAAGTTTTAGCAGTTAATTATCAAATAATGATCTTAGCATTACAAGATAAATTTAGAGAATTACAAGAAATAGAAAAAACTCTACAAGCTAAAGTGGAGGAGAGAACTAATGAATTAATCTTAAATACTAGAAAATTAGAAGCAGAAATAGAAGAAAAAAAAGAAATAGAAAAATTATTATTACAAAAAGATGAGCGTTATGAATTGGCAGTTTCTGGTACTAATGATGGCATTTGGGATTGGAATTTAAAGACTAATGACGTTTATTATTCTCCTACGTGGATGCGAATTATTGGTTATGAAGAGAATCCTTTACCACCCACTATTAATAGTTGGTTACATCAAATTCATGAGGATGATTTAGAAAAACATCTACAAGATATTCATTTTTCTCTATCTCATGATGCTCAACTATATCAAAATATACATAGATTACGTCATTGTAGTGGTCAATATATTTGGGTTTTAGCGAAAGGTAAACGAGATAATGATATTGATGGACAACCGTCTCGTTTAGTAGGGACAATTACAGATATTAGTGATAAAGTTAGGGTAGAACAAGAGTTACAACTAGCAAAAGAACAAGCAGAAGCGGCTAATCAGGCGAAAAGTGAGTTTTTAGCTACCATGAGTCATGAAATACGCACTCCGATGAATGCAGTGATAGGAATGACAGGATTATTGTTAGATACTCCTTTAAATGTTGAACAAAAAGAGTTTGCGGAGATTATTCGTACTAGCGGTGATAGTTTATTAACGATTATTAATGATATTTTGGATTTTTCTAAAATAGAGTCGGGCAAATTGGAGTTAGAATATCAACCTTTTTCTATTTATACAGTGGTAGAAGAGTCTTTAGATTTATTGGCATCAAAAGCGATAAACAAAAATATCGAATTAATTTATTTAATCGCTCAAGATATTCCTCTAACGATTAGTGGTGATATGATTCGTTTACGTCAGATTTTAGTTAATTTAGTAAGTAATGCGATTAAATTTACCAAAACGGGAGAAATAATTTTATCTGTAAGTGTTTATCAAACTAACATTATTAATAGTAATGTTACCGAATATGAGCTTCTTTTTTCGATTAAGGATACAGGAATTGGTATTCCCGCTAGTCGTATTGATAGACTTTTTAAAACTTTTTCTCAGGTAGATGCTTCTACAACTCGTAACTATGGTGGCACAGGATTGGGATTAGCAATCTGTAAACGCTTAGTTGAAATGATGAGAGGAAGAATTTGGGCAGAAAGTCGAGGTGAGGTAGCAGGAAATTATCCTTCTGATTGGAATATTTCTTCTAAAGTGGGAGAAAATGGTTCAATGTTTTGTTTTACCATGAAAACTCAAATTTCTAATCTGTTAAGGCAAAATCATTTATCTCATCCTGAATTTTTGCGAGGTAAAAAAGTTTTGATTGTTGATGATAATGAAACTAATCGCCAAATGTTAATGATTCAATGTCAGAATTTGGGCATGGAAACCACCGTGACTTCTTCAGGAAAAGAAGCCTTATCTATGCTCAGAAATAAGCAACATCTTGATTTAGCTATTTTAGATATGCAAATGCCTTCTATGGATGGCGTTGCTTTAGGAAAACAAATTCACTTATTACCAGACTATAAAAATTTACCATTAATTTTACTAAGCTCTATTGGTAATCCAGAAATAGAAAAATATATCAAACAAGTTAATTGGAGTGCAACTTTAACAAAACCGATTAAACAATCTCAATTATCAGATATTTTGCTTAAGGTTTGTAATCGAGAAAATAATAATTTTCAATCTTTTAACATAATTAATAACAATTTACCTTTTGATAATATCGCCAGTATTGCACCTCTAAAAATTCTCGTGGCTGAAGATAATATTGTTAATCAAAAAGTAATTACTAATATTCTTAAACGTTTGGGCTATCGTGCTGATGTAGTTGCTAATGGTGTAGAAGTTTTAGAAACTCTTCGCCGTCAATCCTATGATTTAATTCTCATGGATGTACAAATGCCTGAAATGGACGGTTTAACTGCCACTCGTCAAATTCGCACTCTTTGGAATACTCCTCATAGCAATTTTTATGGAGATATACCATATATTATAGCCATGACAGCTAATGCAATGGAAGGTGATCGAGAAATCTGTTTATCGGCGGGGATGAATGATTATTTATCGAAACCTGTAAGGGTAGAAAATTTAGTCCAAAAATTGAAAAATCTGAAAAAAAAGAATTCAGTTTCAGACATAATTAATAATAATGATGTTAAACCAGAATCAAATAATAGTATGGATCATTTAGACTCAAAAATAATTGCTGAATTAAAAGAAATGATAGGAGATGAAGACTTTGAAGAAGTTTTTGCTGATTTAATCAATGCTTATTTAGAGGATAGTCCAAAATTAATACAAGGTTTAATTAATGGGTTAAAAAATAAAGATAGACAGGAAATTAAAATCAATGCTCATACTCTCAAGTCTAGTAGTGGTAGTTTGGGTGCAAAAAAATTATCAGAATTGTCTAAAGAATTAGAATACTGTAGTATTACTGGAGACATGGAAAAACCAAATACTTTAATCTCTGAAATTTTATCCGAATATCAAGCTGTAGAAAGTTTAATGCGTCAAGAATTAAGTAAATTTAATTAA
- the cysS gene encoding cysteine--tRNA ligase has product MNLTLYNTLTNQEETFIPINPPKVNMYCCGITAYDYCHLGHARTCIVWDVVRSYLIWRGYEVKYIQNFTDIDDKILNRAKNENTTMEAISERFIQAYFEDMQRLNVKQADAYPRATHALDGIKKLIWELEQKGYAYETQGDVYYSVSKFKDYGKLSGRKLEDLQAGASGRVNQSEAVKQESFDFALWKSAKPDEPSFDSPWGRGRPGWHIECSAMVRDMLGETIDIHMGGNDLIFPHHENEIAQSEAFTGKPLARYWLHNGMVKVDGEKMSKSLGNFVTIRDLLAKYDPMAIRLFILQANYRKPLDFTDDALKAATNGWHTLVEGLLFGIKYREKLNWTEETHNSFIKSVHDHFCQAVDHDFNFAAGLAILFELAKDLRKEGNLLTHEGKTSQSSQELRGKWHTLVNLAQVLGLEADFNEIEDASNAITESEIEALIEQRLNARQAKNYQEGDQIRDLLKEKGVTLIDVSGGVTKWHWNN; this is encoded by the coding sequence ATGAATTTAACTTTATATAACACTCTCACTAATCAAGAAGAAACTTTTATCCCTATTAATCCTCCTAAAGTTAATATGTACTGTTGTGGCATTACAGCTTATGATTATTGTCATTTAGGTCATGCAAGGACTTGTATTGTCTGGGACGTGGTAAGATCTTATTTGATTTGGAGAGGTTACGAAGTTAAATATATTCAAAATTTTACAGATATTGACGATAAGATTCTTAATCGTGCCAAAAATGAAAATACCACGATGGAAGCAATTTCTGAGCGTTTTATTCAGGCTTATTTTGAGGATATGCAACGATTAAACGTTAAACAAGCAGACGCTTATCCCCGTGCGACTCATGCCCTCGATGGTATTAAAAAATTAATTTGGGAATTAGAGCAAAAAGGTTATGCTTATGAAACTCAAGGGGATGTTTATTATTCTGTCAGTAAGTTTAAAGATTATGGTAAGTTGTCGGGGCGAAAATTAGAAGATTTACAAGCGGGTGCTAGTGGGAGAGTTAATCAAAGTGAAGCGGTGAAACAAGAATCTTTCGATTTTGCTTTATGGAAATCTGCTAAACCTGATGAACCTAGTTTTGACTCTCCTTGGGGAAGAGGGCGCCCAGGTTGGCATATCGAATGTTCGGCGATGGTGAGAGATATGTTAGGAGAAACTATTGATATTCATATGGGAGGAAATGACTTGATTTTTCCTCACCATGAAAACGAAATTGCACAATCTGAAGCCTTTACGGGTAAACCTTTAGCTCGTTATTGGTTACATAACGGTATGGTGAAAGTTGACGGGGAAAAAATGTCTAAATCTTTGGGTAATTTTGTTACCATTCGAGATTTATTGGCAAAATATGACCCTATGGCAATTCGTTTGTTTATTCTTCAAGCTAATTATCGTAAACCTCTTGATTTCACTGATGATGCTCTAAAAGCGGCAACTAATGGTTGGCATACTTTAGTGGAGGGCTTACTTTTTGGAATTAAATATAGAGAAAAACTGAATTGGACAGAAGAAACCCATAATAGTTTTATTAAATCAGTTCACGATCACTTCTGTCAAGCCGTAGATCATGATTTTAATTTTGCCGCTGGTTTAGCTATCCTGTTTGAATTAGCAAAGGATTTGCGTAAGGAAGGGAATTTATTAACCCATGAAGGCAAAACCAGTCAATCTAGTCAAGAATTAAGAGGTAAATGGCATACTTTAGTGAATTTAGCTCAAGTTTTGGGGTTGGAAGCTGATTTTAACGAAATTGAAGATGCTTCTAATGCTATTACTGAGTCAGAAATCGAGGCTTTAATTGAACAAAGATTAAATGCTCGTCAGGCGAAAAACTATCAAGAAGGCGATCAAATTCGTGATTTATTAAAAGAAAAAGGAGTTACTCTGATTGATGTTTCTGGGGGTGTCACTAAATGGCATTGGAATAATTGA
- a CDS encoding ABC transporter permease produces the protein MTQSILPNQFTEILAPNLDTQIEVKNSDFRDFLQETLALTKRLFIQLKRRPSSLIAGVVQPFMWLILFGALFFNAPENLFENNITYGQFLAPGIIIFTAFSGALNAGLPIMFDREFGFLNRLLVAPLASRFSIVAASTIYIISLSFIQTAVIIVASAFIGAGLPHIFGLSAIALIVFLIVLGVTGLSLGFAFALPGHIELLAVIFVINLPLLFASTALAPLSFMARWLQIIASLNPLTYAIEPIRYIYQNGDWNFASIVMNTPWGDLNFVTVLALLLAFDVIILLSIKPLLSRRFT, from the coding sequence ATGACTCAAAGTATTTTACCTAATCAATTTACTGAAATTTTAGCTCCTAATTTAGATACTCAAATTGAAGTAAAAAATAGTGACTTTAGAGACTTTTTACAAGAAACTTTAGCTCTCACAAAACGTTTATTTATTCAGTTAAAGCGTCGTCCTTCAAGCCTTATTGCTGGTGTCGTTCAACCTTTTATGTGGTTAATTTTATTTGGTGCTTTATTCTTTAATGCTCCTGAAAATTTATTTGAAAATAACATAACCTACGGACAATTTTTAGCACCAGGTATTATTATTTTTACAGCTTTCTCTGGTGCATTAAATGCTGGTTTACCCATAATGTTTGATCGAGAATTTGGATTTTTGAATAGACTATTAGTAGCACCATTAGCATCTCGTTTTTCAATTGTTGCTGCTTCCACTATTTATATTATTAGCCTCAGTTTTATTCAAACCGCCGTTATTATCGTTGCTAGTGCCTTTATTGGTGCGGGTTTGCCCCATATTTTTGGATTAAGTGCGATCGCTTTGATAGTATTCTTGATCGTATTAGGGGTAACAGGGCTGAGTCTCGGGTTTGCCTTTGCTTTACCCGGGCATATTGAATTATTAGCAGTTATATTCGTAATTAACTTACCACTATTATTTGCAAGTACAGCATTAGCACCTTTGTCATTCATGGCGCGATGGTTACAAATTATTGCCAGTTTAAATCCTTTAACCTATGCCATTGAGCCCATACGTTATATTTATCAAAATGGTGATTGGAATTTTGCTAGTATAGTAATGAATACTCCTTGGGGTGATCTTAATTTTGTGACAGTTTTAGCATTATTATTGGCTTTTGATGTAATTATTTTATTATCAATTAAGCCTTTATTAAGTCGTCGTTTTACCTAA